The Deinococcus roseus genome includes a window with the following:
- a CDS encoding GGDEF domain-containing protein, translating into MNTPLEYQRDPAGQPALSGKNQFLRVFSAGLLIWILCLLVFPVLQSMTGSAPQMVVLAVVAVLAWWGGMRLGLLHALLGQLVMAWSLSSEQAALAYTSHLPGLLLALLVGGGVGYIRDLRNALLQQQHQMQQLQDDLTLEQNRLARQARFDALTGLYNQTHFTDVLYVEYARSVRYGQPLTVAVLAVDHFQSIHEHSQQIGNQVLQDIANILQSSIRDTDLLARHNDEAFVLILPCTPLESALILCDRLREKVALHDWSTLDANLQVTLSGGLCSNLSLAPDVMVKQSETLVQQAREQGHNQICK; encoded by the coding sequence ATGAACACACCCCTTGAATACCAGAGAGACCCCGCTGGACAGCCTGCATTGTCAGGCAAAAACCAGTTTCTGAGGGTGTTTTCTGCAGGACTGCTGATCTGGATCCTTTGCCTGCTGGTGTTTCCCGTGCTGCAATCCATGACAGGTTCTGCACCGCAAATGGTTGTTCTGGCCGTTGTGGCAGTTCTGGCCTGGTGGGGAGGCATGCGTCTGGGCCTGCTGCATGCCCTGCTGGGACAGCTGGTGATGGCCTGGTCCCTGAGCAGCGAGCAGGCTGCATTGGCCTACACCTCACACCTTCCGGGTCTGCTGCTGGCTTTGCTGGTGGGCGGAGGCGTGGGATACATCCGGGATCTGCGCAACGCCTTGCTGCAGCAGCAACACCAGATGCAGCAACTGCAAGATGACCTGACCCTGGAGCAAAACCGTCTGGCCAGACAGGCCCGCTTTGATGCCCTGACCGGCCTCTACAACCAGACCCACTTCACAGACGTGCTGTATGTGGAATACGCCCGATCTGTGCGCTATGGTCAGCCGCTCACGGTGGCGGTGCTGGCCGTGGATCACTTCCAGTCCATCCATGAGCACTCCCAGCAGATCGGAAATCAGGTGCTGCAGGACATTGCCAACATCCTGCAATCCAGCATCCGCGACACCGATTTGCTGGCCCGCCACAACGACGAGGCTTTTGTGCTGATTTTGCCCTGCACCCCCCTGGAGTCTGCCCTGATTTTGTGTGACCGCCTGCGGGAGAAAGTCGCGCTGCACGACTGGTCCACCCTTGATGCAAACCTGCAGGTCACCCTCAGTGGCGGCCTGTGCAGCAATCTTTCCCTGGCCCCGGATGTGATGGTGAAACAGTCAGAAACCCTGGTGCAGCAGGCCAGAGAACAGGGTCACAACCAGATCTGCAAATGA
- a CDS encoding ParA family protein produces the protein MKVITVLGFKGGVGKTTTAVHLAQALSRKGKTLLVDGDANRNTLGWASSGHLSPTTISEKQVPRHMNQGFEYMVIDSAARPSPDEVKDLAEASTLLILPTTPEAMSLQVLLETAQTLQQVGASNYRGLLTMIPPHPSKEGEEARTFLQSEGFPLFSANVRLTKAFRDASASQVPVVQVKSPQAKNAWLDYEQVTREVLALLGEA, from the coding sequence ATGAAGGTCATCACCGTGCTTGGATTCAAAGGAGGCGTGGGCAAAACCACCACTGCAGTGCATCTGGCCCAGGCCCTCTCCCGCAAAGGCAAAACCCTGCTGGTGGATGGAGATGCCAACCGCAACACCCTGGGATGGGCCAGCTCGGGCCACCTCTCCCCCACCACCATCAGTGAAAAACAGGTGCCCCGCCACATGAACCAGGGCTTTGAATACATGGTGATTGACTCGGCGGCCCGCCCCAGCCCGGATGAAGTCAAAGACCTTGCCGAGGCCAGCACCCTGCTGATTTTGCCCACCACCCCGGAAGCCATGTCCTTGCAGGTGCTGCTGGAAACCGCCCAGACCCTGCAACAGGTGGGGGCCAGCAATTACCGGGGTCTGCTGACCATGATTCCTCCTCACCCCAGCAAAGAAGGGGAGGAAGCCCGCACTTTCCTGCAATCTGAAGGCTTTCCGCTGTTCTCGGCCAACGTGCGGCTCACCAAGGCTTTCCGGGATGCCAGTGCTTCCCAGGTTCCGGTGGTGCAGGTCAAAAGCCCCCAGGCCAAAAACGCCTGGCTGGATTACGAGCAGGTCACCCGTGAAGTGCTGGCCCTGCTGGGAGAAG
- a CDS encoding FG-GAP repeat domain-containing protein, producing MLKHAAPFTLLTLLLASCAQTPTSAPAQERFKVFGMGEIVVGEAAGIQAQNLTQSALQLKSLGNTMVDHNGYRYISTRYQVRNATSAGVASGTAKTNLTLIAGETASTLGNTAIRAIKKADGSAANPSLASLIVPTGTLAAGPVLASGQQSFQVFTSSEIAPLAGTTGLLNAFPYGFVVDRVGGGRTLPANPTVNDYQGTVTVSVKVPLQTPLSNTPTAFTLAVLFAEDSVTQVSESPEEQLLGNSGLAARVTAAGASRVNVFPGSTYSGTTRTLCKIPVSTAGSPSYLVNFKPGVAQVTPDVDVLAESSSYISATFDCADVAAPTLSASTPQNELTIQALQTGKRLTNFNTFNKGTFAQLGSEWTYTPGSGAAFKPNELVEVTLHQSGLRSSFVHRYRVKSAAEGAAGFNTATLYGTGTDFVFNVAVADVDGDGDLDALQSNGSTNSIRFFKGNGNGTFQTAVAYDLGEVIPGVALADVNNDGKPDIVGTKYTSAAISVMLGNGDGTFQTQQTSTGGGNGTALALGDINGDGNLDVVTGNRALNNATTMLGNGDGTFQSGTTLTTGNNVYDVDLGDLNGDGKLDLVIANADNNNVGVFKGNGNGTFQSMVTYPVGSVPTSVAVGDLNADGNLDVVVTNNGAHTISVLLGNGDATLQTQQTYTVTGTNPFPFDVALGDYNGDGKLDAVTSDNGVNDVSLFLGNGDGTLQADTHYSAVFAPTGLAAGDFNGDGKLDLITGSSFSQFGAVVIKK from the coding sequence ATGTTGAAGCATGCAGCTCCCTTCACCCTGCTGACGTTGCTGCTGGCCTCCTGCGCCCAGACCCCAACCTCTGCCCCAGCCCAGGAACGCTTCAAAGTTTTCGGCATGGGAGAAATCGTGGTGGGTGAAGCTGCGGGCATCCAGGCCCAGAACCTCACCCAGAGTGCTTTGCAGCTCAAATCTCTGGGCAACACCATGGTGGACCACAACGGCTACCGCTACATTTCCACCAGATATCAGGTCAGAAACGCCACCAGTGCAGGGGTCGCCAGTGGCACTGCCAAAACCAACCTCACCCTGATTGCCGGTGAAACCGCCAGCACCCTCGGCAACACCGCCATCCGGGCCATCAAAAAAGCCGATGGTTCTGCTGCCAATCCCAGTCTGGCTTCTTTGATTGTGCCAACGGGCACCCTTGCAGCAGGCCCAGTTTTGGCATCGGGTCAACAGAGTTTCCAGGTCTTCACCTCCAGTGAAATTGCACCTCTGGCAGGTACCACTGGATTGCTGAATGCTTTTCCTTACGGCTTTGTGGTAGACAGGGTGGGCGGTGGTCGCACCCTCCCGGCCAACCCCACCGTGAACGACTATCAGGGCACGGTCACGGTATCTGTGAAAGTCCCCCTGCAGACACCCCTCTCCAACACCCCCACGGCATTCACGCTGGCGGTGCTGTTCGCAGAGGACAGTGTGACCCAGGTCAGCGAATCCCCGGAAGAACAACTGCTGGGCAACAGTGGTCTGGCTGCCAGGGTGACAGCAGCAGGAGCAAGCCGGGTGAATGTTTTCCCAGGCAGCACATATTCAGGCACCACACGCACCCTCTGCAAAATTCCCGTTTCCACCGCAGGCAGCCCCAGTTATCTGGTCAATTTCAAACCCGGCGTGGCCCAGGTCACCCCGGATGTGGATGTGCTGGCCGAGAGCAGCTCCTACATCAGTGCCACTTTTGATTGTGCAGATGTGGCTGCACCCACCCTCTCTGCATCCACCCCGCAAAATGAGTTGACCATTCAGGCCTTGCAGACTGGAAAACGCCTGACCAATTTCAACACTTTCAACAAGGGCACCTTTGCCCAGCTGGGTTCAGAATGGACCTACACTCCAGGGTCGGGGGCAGCTTTCAAACCCAATGAACTGGTGGAAGTCACCTTGCACCAGAGCGGTTTGCGGAGCAGCTTTGTGCACCGCTACCGGGTGAAATCGGCTGCAGAAGGAGCAGCGGGCTTCAATACCGCCACCCTGTACGGCACCGGCACCGATTTTGTCTTCAATGTGGCAGTGGCAGATGTGGATGGAGACGGTGATCTGGACGCTTTGCAGTCCAATGGCAGCACCAACTCCATTCGTTTTTTCAAGGGCAATGGAAATGGCACTTTCCAGACGGCTGTGGCATATGACCTGGGTGAAGTCATTCCTGGGGTGGCCCTGGCCGATGTCAACAACGACGGCAAACCCGACATCGTGGGCACCAAATACACCAGCGCAGCCATCTCGGTGATGCTGGGCAATGGTGACGGAACCTTCCAGACCCAGCAAACCAGCACTGGCGGAGGCAACGGTACTGCTCTCGCACTCGGAGACATCAACGGAGATGGGAACCTGGATGTGGTTACAGGCAACAGGGCCCTGAACAATGCCACCACCATGCTGGGCAACGGAGATGGCACCTTCCAGAGCGGCACCACCCTCACTACAGGAAACAATGTTTACGATGTGGACCTGGGAGACCTCAACGGGGATGGGAAACTGGACCTGGTGATTGCCAATGCAGACAACAACAACGTTGGGGTGTTCAAAGGCAATGGCAACGGCACCTTCCAGAGCATGGTGACTTACCCAGTGGGAAGCGTACCCACCAGTGTGGCTGTGGGAGACCTCAATGCAGATGGGAACCTGGATGTGGTGGTGACCAACAACGGTGCCCACACCATCAGTGTGCTGCTGGGCAATGGAGACGCCACCCTGCAAACCCAGCAAACCTACACGGTGACCGGAACCAACCCCTTCCCTTTTGATGTGGCCCTGGGAGATTACAACGGAGATGGCAAATTGGACGCCGTCACCTCGGACAACGGCGTCAATGATGTGAGTTTGTTCCTGGGCAATGGGGATGGCACTTTGCAGGCAGACACCCATTATTCTGCTGTATTTGCCCCTACAGGTCTTGCCGCTGGAGACTTCAACGGAGATGGCAAACTGGATTTGATCACCGGTTCTTCCTTTTCGCAGTTTGGTGCTGTGGTGATCAAAAAATAA